The DNA window CTCTGGATATGACCAGCACCTTCTTCCAGGTGCCGGAGAGCGAGGCGCATCGCCTTGCCACCAATTATGCCGTGATCGGCGGGCTGCTGATCCCGATCGATCCGGGCCAGAACAGCATCTTCCTCGATAAGCCCGCTTTCCCCTTCGGCGGCGCAGGCCTTGTCGGTTCGGCGCGCGATTATGATCGCTTCCTCGCCATGCTGATGGGCGACGGCACGCTGGACGGCGCCGAGGTGATGAGCCGCGCAATGGTGGATCTCGGCACATCGAACCTACTGCCGGACGGTGTCGATCTGACCGGCACCTGGGTGGCGGGTCAGGGCTTCGGCGCGGGCGGCCGCGTCGGCCTGGGGCCGCGTGCGGGCACCTATGGCTGGGCGGGGGCGGCGGGCACCGTCGGCGGGATCGATCGCCAGCGCGGACTGCGTGCCTCTGGTTACACCCAGTATATGCCGAGCGAGGTCTATCCCTTTCAGGGCGCCTTCTACGAATGGGTCTATGCCGATGCCGCGGCGATGGCTCAGGCGAAGGCCGCCGCCTGATGGCTGCCGATCCGGGTTTCTGTGCGCCGGGGCTGGACCGGGCGGACCGGCTGCGTAGCGATCCCGATGGATTGCGGGCCGCTATGATGCGTCCGTCCGCGCGGCTCCTGCGAATGAACGGCCTCGATCCGGTGATCAGCGATCATGGCGCGCTCGATTGGGGCAGCATCGCCGAGGCGGACCCGGAATGCGATCTCATCCTGCTCGGCCTGGACGGGGAGACGTCGTGCTTTGCCGCAGTGCCGCAGCACATTGGCCCCGGCCAACCGGTGCGGCAGCTTTGGCAAGGCCTTGCCAGCTTTCCGGAGCGTGACGCGGCGATCTATGCTGCCGCCCGTAGCCTGGTCGATTGGCATGCGCGCCATCGCTTCTGCGCGCGCTGCGGCGGAGAAACGCGCGCCGAGAAGGGCGGCTGGGCACGGCGCTGCACCGCCTGCGGCGCGGAGCATTTCCCGCGCACCGACCCCGTCGTCATCATGCTCGCCGAACATGACGGGCGCGTGCTGCTGGGCCGCCAGCCGCAATTCCCCGCGCGCCGCCTGTCCGCGCTGGCCGGTTTCGTCGAGCCGGGCGAAACCATCGAAGGTGCCGTGGCGCGCGAACTGCACGAGGAGGCGGGCATCCATGTGCGCGATATCCGCTATGTGAAGAGCCAGCCCTGGCCCTTTCCCAGTTCGCTGATGATCGGCTGCTTCGCGGTGGCCGAGGACGATGTTCTCACCATCGACGAGACCGAACTGGAGGAGGCCGTCTGGATCGATGAAGACGGCGTGCGCGCGGCGCTGAACGAGGCGCCGGATGCGCCCTTCATCGCGCCGCCGCGGCTTGCCGTCGCGCATCATCTGCTCGCACGCTGGCTGGAGGAGCGGGGCTGATACGAAACAAATCAGGGTCAACGAAATCGTAACCCGTGCTTGCGCATAGAGAACAAAGTGCAAGTACCAGAGGACGCTTCATGGCCCACATTATCATCGCCGACGACGACGAAATCGTCACCGAGATCGTGAGCGAGGCATTCCGTTCCTACGGGCATTCGATCGGTGTGGTCGGCAACGGTGAAGAGGCGCTCATCGCGATCAGCGCCAAATCGCCCGATCTCGTCATCCTCGACTGCAATATGCCCAAAATGGGCGGCCTCAATACTTTGCACGCGATTCGCACGCACCCCAAATTCTACCGCGTGCCGATCATGATGCTGACCGGCAACACCAGCAGCAAGGATCAGGACATCGCCCGCTATACCGGGGCCGATGCCTATATCACCAAGCCGTTCGACCCCGATTTTCTGGTGTTCGAGGCTGAGGATCTGATCTCGAAATACCGTCAGGCTGCCTGAGCCCACACCCTCTCGTTTTCAGACGAGCCCCAATTTGGTCAGCTCGCCGATCATGTGCGCGGGCATTTCGGCCATCGCGTCTTGGTCTCCGTCGAGGTCCGGCGGCGCGTCATTCTCCTCCAGATAACGCCAGCCCTGATGCGCCCTTTTCGCGCGGCTGCGCACGGGGATCAGCTTCGGGGACAGTAGAATGTGCGTGCGCCCGTCCGGCGCTTCCTTGAAGCCCAAAATTTCGCTGCGCGCCATGATGCGGTGCGCGATAATCCAGTAGAGCGAACCGCCGACCATCTCCTCGTGCCGCTTGGGGCGATAGCGGGTGCTGTGAAACAACCC is part of the Novosphingopyxis iocasae genome and encodes:
- the nudC gene encoding NAD(+) diphosphatase; translated protein: MAADPGFCAPGLDRADRLRSDPDGLRAAMMRPSARLLRMNGLDPVISDHGALDWGSIAEADPECDLILLGLDGETSCFAAVPQHIGPGQPVRQLWQGLASFPERDAAIYAAARSLVDWHARHRFCARCGGETRAEKGGWARRCTACGAEHFPRTDPVVIMLAEHDGRVLLGRQPQFPARRLSALAGFVEPGETIEGAVARELHEEAGIHVRDIRYVKSQPWPFPSSLMIGCFAVAEDDVLTIDETELEEAVWIDEDGVRAALNEAPDAPFIAPPRLAVAHHLLARWLEERG
- a CDS encoding DUF1489 family protein encodes the protein MPLNMTKIAFRIDSFAELRERLEARAAAEGGLFHSTRYRPKRHEEMVGGSLYWIIAHRIMARSEILGFKEAPDGRTHILLSPKLIPVRSRAKRAHQGWRYLEENDAPPDLDGDQDAMAEMPAHMIGELTKLGLV
- a CDS encoding response regulator is translated as MAHIIIADDDEIVTEIVSEAFRSYGHSIGVVGNGEEALIAISAKSPDLVILDCNMPKMGGLNTLHAIRTHPKFYRVPIMMLTGNTSSKDQDIARYTGADAYITKPFDPDFLVFEAEDLISKYRQAA